The genomic DNA CGATCTCGAACGGATACTTACAGCGGTGAGAGTTTAGAAAATCCAAGGACATTTGTTTTTAGCCTATGATTAAATTCTCAACTTGTCGAAAAAAATACGTTTTGGAGAATTGCATTATCACGGCAAAAACTTATTTCACGATGAATGCTATAGATTCTTGCACTCGTTCGATCTTAAGGCTCGATGCTTTCTCCAAGCGATCCCGGAGCGCTTCCCAATCTCGAGAGAGAAATCCCGCAGGTGCTTTAAGAAATATATAAGGGGCCTTCGACGTTTCCGAAAAGCCTCTCATTGTGCCATACATTGTTCTTGCGGCTAAGCGGGGATCTGGCTCATCGAGAGACCAACACACAGGAGGAGTCTCCGTGAACGTCATCGCTAATTTTTCGCAAATGGTTTTGTGAAGCTTTTCCGACCAGTCCTCACCGAGAAGAGACAGCACAAGGGGCTTAGTGGGTTGGTAATGGTTGGGCAAGTGACCGGGTGCGATTTTCGAATCGGGCTTGATCCAATCGATACGTTTATTGAGAGGCTCCACAATCTGGAGAATCTCTTCGCGAGAGATCATTCCAGGTCTGAGTAGACTCAGTTCAATGGCGGTCTCATTTTCGCTCACCTTTAAAATCGTGGACTCGACGCCCACGGAACATGGGCCGCCATCCACCACCGGGATGAGGGATTGAAATTCGCTCTCGACGTGAGACGCCATGGTCGGACTGACTTTTCCAAACTTATTCGCACTGGGGGCTGCCAATGGCCCCGTTTCCGCCAGTATGGCAAGGGCTTGGGCATGCGCCG from Bdellovibrionales bacterium includes the following:
- a CDS encoding threonylcarbamoyl-AMP synthase, coding for MIVSVNEAVALLKKGEIAALPTETVYGLAGSISHPGAISKIFTTKERPSFDPLIVHIGRPQQIFPLVSEFSPAAQKLAAEFWPGPLTLVLKKSVLVSDTITSGHDTVAIRMPAHAQALAILAETGPLAAPSANKFGKVSPTMASHVESEFQSLIPVVDGGPCSVGVESTILKVSENETAIELSLLRPGMISREEILQIVEPLNKRIDWIKPDSKIAPGHLPNHYQPTKPLVLSLLGEDWSEKLHKTICEKLAMTFTETPPVCWSLDEPDPRLAARTMYGTMRGFSETSKAPYIFLKAPAGFLSRDWEALRDRLEKASSLKIERVQESIAFIVK